A section of the Polynucleobacter sp. AP-Sving-400A-A2 genome encodes:
- the murA gene encoding UDP-N-acetylglucosamine 1-carboxyvinyltransferase produces the protein MDKLRMVGGTPLKGEVVIAGAKNAALPILCACLLTDQPITLRNVPDLQDVRTMLKLLQEIGVTVTFPDANDRNCVVLNAANIKSSEATYEMVKTMRASILVLGPLLARMHSAKVSLPGGCAIGARPVDQHIKGLRAMGASIQIQSGYIQAETKSALGRLQGASILTDMITVTGTENLLMAATLASGKTILENAAREPEVGDLAELLVKMGAKITGIGSDRLVIEGVEKLHSAEHAVIADRIEAGTFLCAVAAAGGEVLVKHCRPDTLDAVIVKLKEAGLEMEVGPDWIKASMRGRPKAVSFRTSEYPAFPTDMQAQLMAVNAIAEGNATITETIFENRFMHVQEMNRLGADIAIEGNTAIAQGVEKLSGAIVMATDLRASASLVIAGLAAQGETQVDRIYHLDRGYDRMEQKLTLLGANIQRIK, from the coding sequence ATGGATAAATTACGAATGGTTGGCGGCACCCCCTTGAAGGGCGAGGTGGTGATTGCTGGCGCAAAGAACGCGGCACTACCCATTTTGTGCGCTTGTTTGCTCACTGATCAGCCCATCACTTTGCGTAATGTTCCTGATTTGCAAGATGTACGTACCATGCTCAAGCTCTTGCAAGAAATTGGTGTGACGGTTACTTTTCCAGATGCGAATGATCGCAATTGTGTTGTACTCAACGCGGCCAATATCAAGAGCTCTGAAGCAACTTATGAGATGGTCAAAACCATGCGTGCTTCAATTTTGGTTTTAGGCCCATTGCTTGCCAGAATGCACAGCGCTAAGGTTTCATTGCCAGGTGGTTGCGCGATTGGTGCGCGTCCAGTCGATCAGCATATCAAGGGCTTAAGAGCCATGGGTGCTTCCATCCAGATTCAGAGTGGTTATATTCAGGCAGAAACTAAATCTGCCTTGGGTCGCCTCCAAGGCGCTTCCATCTTGACTGACATGATCACCGTAACCGGTACAGAAAATTTACTGATGGCCGCTACTTTGGCATCAGGCAAAACTATTTTGGAGAATGCTGCGCGTGAACCCGAAGTAGGGGACTTAGCGGAATTGCTCGTCAAAATGGGTGCGAAGATTACCGGTATCGGTAGCGATCGCTTGGTGATTGAGGGGGTTGAAAAGCTCCATAGTGCAGAACATGCTGTGATAGCTGACCGGATTGAAGCGGGCACATTCTTATGCGCAGTTGCTGCTGCTGGTGGTGAGGTACTGGTTAAGCACTGCCGCCCAGATACCTTAGATGCGGTGATCGTCAAACTTAAAGAAGCTGGCTTAGAAATGGAAGTCGGCCCTGACTGGATTAAGGCGTCCATGAGGGGTCGTCCCAAGGCGGTCAGTTTCCGCACCTCTGAATATCCAGCCTTCCCGACCGATATGCAGGCACAACTCATGGCAGTGAATGCGATTGCAGAGGGTAACGCCACTATTACTGAGACCATCTTTGAAAATCGCTTTATGCACGTTCAAGAGATGAACCGTCTTGGTGCGGATATTGCAATTGAGGGGAATACGGCAATTGCCCAAGGCGTGGAGAAGCTATCTGGTGCTATCGTCATGGCCACTGATTTACGTGCTTCCGCCAGTCTAGTGATAGCCGGCTTGGCGGCTCAAGGAGAAACCCAGGTGGATCGGATTTATCACCTAGATCGTGGATATGACCGCATGGAGCAAAAGTTGACCCTCTTAGGGGCCAACATTCAGCGGATCAAGTAA
- a CDS encoding ABC transporter permease, translating to MKPILNKLPISYGSGFPTLLRKEIKRFYKVAFQTVAAPVLTAVLYLMIFGHVLEGKEVYGRLNYTAFLIPGLVMMSVLQNAFANTSSSLIQSKVTGNLVFVLLAPFSHLEFYAAYVLAAVFRGIVVGAGVLLITAWFAMPSFEYPLWIMVFALLGAAILGSMGLIAGIWADKYDQLAAFQNFIIMPATMLSGVFYSIHSLPAAWQVVSHFNPFFYMIDGFRYGFFGVSDISPWNSLAIVACFFVAVSVIALRLLQKGYKLRN from the coding sequence ATGAAACCTATTTTAAATAAACTACCAATCTCCTATGGAAGTGGTTTCCCAACGCTCTTGCGAAAAGAAATCAAACGTTTTTATAAGGTAGCGTTCCAGACGGTCGCCGCGCCAGTGCTTACGGCTGTCCTGTATTTAATGATCTTTGGACATGTGCTTGAGGGTAAAGAGGTATATGGCCGCTTAAATTACACTGCCTTTCTGATTCCTGGTTTAGTCATGATGAGCGTGTTGCAGAATGCATTTGCCAATACCTCTTCATCCCTCATTCAATCTAAGGTAACTGGCAACCTAGTCTTTGTATTGCTAGCCCCTTTTAGTCACTTAGAGTTTTATGCTGCTTATGTCTTGGCCGCAGTGTTTCGTGGAATTGTTGTGGGCGCTGGCGTATTGCTGATTACCGCTTGGTTTGCCATGCCATCTTTTGAATATCCCCTGTGGATCATGGTATTCGCTTTGCTGGGTGCTGCAATTTTAGGGAGTATGGGTTTAATTGCTGGTATCTGGGCAGACAAATACGATCAATTAGCAGCCTTCCAGAATTTCATCATCATGCCAGCAACGATGCTATCAGGAGTGTTTTATTCCATTCATTCTTTACCGGCTGCATGGCAAGTGGTATCGCACTTCAATCCATTCTTTTACATGATCGATGGTTTCCGCTACGGCTTCTTTGGAGTGTCAGACATATCTCCTTGGAATAGTTTGGCAATTGTTGCCTGCTTCTTTGTCGCAGTCTCAGTAATTGCTTTGCGTTTACTGCAAAAAGGCTACAAGCTTAGGAACTAG
- the hisG gene encoding ATP phosphoribosyltransferase, with the protein MKLTLALSKGRIFEETAEILSKIGIRPLEDPEKSRKLIIETSNPDVRLIIVRASDVPTYVQFGGADFGVAGLDVLMENGTDGLYVPFDLNIAKCRMSVAVREGFDYVAAVKQGSRLKVATKYVNCAREHFANKGVHIDTIHLYGSMELAPLVGLADAIVDLVSTGNTLRANGLVEVEPIADISARLVVNQASYKRKRTQLQPFFELLK; encoded by the coding sequence ATGAAGTTAACTCTAGCCCTCTCGAAGGGGCGCATCTTCGAAGAAACCGCTGAGATCTTATCTAAGATCGGTATTCGTCCGCTTGAGGATCCCGAAAAGTCACGCAAACTTATTATTGAGACTTCCAATCCTGACGTCCGCCTGATTATTGTGCGTGCATCAGATGTGCCGACCTATGTTCAGTTTGGCGGTGCTGATTTTGGAGTTGCCGGCCTTGATGTCTTAATGGAAAACGGTACTGATGGTCTATATGTTCCTTTTGATCTGAATATCGCTAAATGTCGTATGTCCGTTGCTGTGAGAGAAGGTTTTGACTACGTGGCCGCAGTCAAGCAGGGCTCACGTTTGAAAGTTGCAACAAAGTACGTTAACTGCGCACGCGAACACTTTGCTAATAAAGGTGTTCACATTGATACGATTCATTTGTATGGCTCGATGGAGTTAGCCCCTTTGGTTGGTTTGGCAGATGCGATTGTGGATTTGGTGTCCACCGGTAATACCTTGCGCGCTAACGGCTTAGTTGAGGTTGAGCCCATTGCTGATATCAGCGCACGCTTAGTGGTTAATCAAGCTTCTTATAAGCGTAAGCGTACACAGCTCCAGCCGTTCTTTGAGTTGCTGAAGTAA
- a CDS encoding ABC transporter ATP-binding protein, with protein sequence MHAAISIKNVSKNYGALQALDDISLSIEPGEFFGLLGPNGAGKTTLISILAGLVTADGGHAAIMGADVQSQFRDARRMLGVVPQELVFDPFFTVRETLQFQSGYFGIRHNDAWIDEIMANLDLTGKADSNMRSLSGGMKRRVLVAQALVHRPPVIILDEPTAGVDVELRQSLWQFISRLNQDGHTIVLTTHYLEEAEALCQRIAMLKQGKIVALDTTANLLNQYGSVKKDGEGKTDLEDVFVNIMSGAAR encoded by the coding sequence ATGCACGCCGCAATATCAATTAAAAACGTATCTAAAAATTATGGCGCACTTCAAGCGCTAGATGATATTTCTTTATCTATTGAGCCAGGTGAGTTCTTTGGCCTGCTGGGTCCCAATGGTGCCGGCAAGACAACACTCATATCTATATTGGCGGGTTTAGTTACTGCAGATGGCGGTCACGCTGCAATCATGGGCGCAGATGTTCAAAGTCAATTCCGTGATGCTCGCCGGATGTTAGGTGTCGTGCCACAAGAATTGGTTTTTGACCCATTCTTTACCGTTAGAGAAACGCTGCAATTTCAGTCAGGTTATTTTGGGATTCGTCACAACGATGCTTGGATTGACGAGATCATGGCTAATTTGGATCTCACCGGTAAAGCGGATAGTAATATGCGCTCCCTATCTGGTGGCATGAAACGACGGGTATTGGTAGCTCAGGCCTTGGTTCATAGACCGCCAGTCATTATTTTGGATGAGCCTACTGCTGGAGTTGATGTGGAGTTGCGCCAATCGCTATGGCAATTTATTAGTCGCCTGAATCAAGATGGTCACACCATCGTTTTAACAACCCATTACCTTGAAGAGGCTGAGGCATTATGTCAGCGCATTGCCATGCTCAAGCAAGGAAAGATTGTTGCTTTGGATACAACCGCGAATTTATTGAACCAATATGGCTCAGTTAAAAAAGATGGTGAGGGTAAAACAGATCTCGAAGATGTGTTCGTCAACATCATGTCGGGAGCTGCTCGATGA
- a CDS encoding BolA family protein, with protein MLPTPEQIEGYIQQGLACTHVKVEGDGQHFFATIVSPEFEGKRLIQRHQLVYGAMGDRMKAEVHALSIKAFTPEEFAQNTST; from the coding sequence ATGTTGCCAACCCCAGAACAAATTGAGGGCTATATTCAGCAAGGCCTTGCATGCACTCATGTCAAGGTAGAGGGTGATGGACAGCATTTCTTTGCAACGATTGTGAGCCCAGAATTTGAAGGCAAGCGTTTGATTCAGCGCCATCAGTTGGTTTACGGCGCCATGGGTGACCGGATGAAGGCAGAAGTTCATGCTTTATCAATCAAGGCATTTACTCCTGAAGAGTTTGCACAAAACACTTCAACTTAA
- a CDS encoding phospholipid-binding protein MlaC, whose protein sequence is MKSHKTIQKYFSVLLSSLFLLAGSASAQAVDQSTPDGLIKTVVSDVMASVKSDPEIQKGNIPRIVDLVEKKIVPYTDMRRTTEMAMGPNWKKATAEQQAQLVSEFKNLLIRTYSGALSQLRDQTIQFKPLRAAPDDKEVVVKTVVIGRGDPVPLDYRLEKTANGWRVYDMNIMGVWLVEAYRNQFANQISQNGVEGLVKFLQDRNKQLAAAKPAN, encoded by the coding sequence ATGAAAAGCCATAAAACCATTCAAAAATATTTTTCTGTATTGCTATCAAGCTTGTTTTTGTTGGCTGGTAGCGCCTCTGCTCAAGCAGTAGATCAGTCCACGCCAGATGGTTTGATTAAGACGGTGGTTTCTGATGTGATGGCTTCTGTAAAGTCTGATCCAGAAATTCAAAAAGGGAATATCCCGCGCATTGTAGATTTGGTAGAAAAGAAAATTGTTCCCTATACCGATATGCGTCGCACTACTGAAATGGCCATGGGCCCTAATTGGAAAAAAGCGACTGCAGAACAGCAGGCTCAGTTAGTTTCTGAGTTTAAGAATTTACTGATTCGTACATACTCTGGCGCTCTAAGCCAACTGCGTGATCAAACAATCCAATTTAAGCCTTTGCGTGCAGCTCCCGACGACAAGGAAGTGGTTGTAAAAACTGTAGTCATTGGTCGTGGCGATCCGGTACCGCTTGATTACCGCCTTGAAAAAACAGCCAATGGCTGGAGGGTCTACGACATGAATATTATGGGTGTCTGGTTAGTTGAGGCTTATCGCAATCAGTTCGCCAATCAAATTAGCCAGAATGGCGTTGAGGGTTTGGTCAAGTTCTTGCAGGATCGCAACAAGCAGCTTGCTGCTGCAAAACCAGCAAACTAA
- the hisD gene encoding histidinol dehydrogenase, with product MSADVKVKRLNSKDTGFKETLLSSLSLPMADDEAIDAAVVKILAQVKANGDAAVLDFTKQFDRLNVASVNELEISQAELKKAYDGLSAEQKNALDIAAQRVRAYHEKQRIEAGCHSWEYEEADGTRLGQKVTALDRVGIYVPGGKAAYPSSVLMNAIPAKVAGVKEVIMVVPTPDGARNALVLAAAYLSGVDRVFTIGGAQAVGALACGTQTIPAVDKIVGPGNAYVAAAKRRVFGTVGIDMIAGPSEILVLCDGSSNPDWIAMDLFSQAEHDELAQSILLCPDEKFIEQVQNSIHKLLPEMPRKKVIETSLTNRALLIQVKDMSEACEIANAIAAEHLEICATEPRKWAELIRHAGAIFMGNYTSESLGDYCAGPNHVLPTARTARFSSPLGVYDFIKRSSMIEVSEAGAQTLGAVASTLAHGEGLTAHARAAEMRLKK from the coding sequence ATGTCAGCAGACGTCAAAGTAAAACGCCTTAATAGCAAAGATACCGGGTTCAAAGAAACGCTACTGTCTAGCCTTTCTTTGCCGATGGCGGATGATGAGGCGATTGATGCTGCGGTAGTCAAAATCTTGGCACAAGTAAAAGCGAATGGTGATGCTGCGGTACTAGATTTCACAAAGCAGTTTGATCGCTTAAATGTAGCCAGTGTTAATGAGTTAGAGATTTCTCAAGCAGAATTAAAAAAAGCCTATGACGGTTTATCGGCTGAGCAAAAAAATGCGCTTGATATTGCCGCGCAGAGAGTGCGGGCTTATCACGAGAAACAAAGAATTGAAGCAGGTTGTCACTCTTGGGAGTATGAAGAGGCTGATGGCACACGCTTAGGTCAAAAAGTTACTGCCTTAGATCGTGTTGGCATTTACGTGCCAGGTGGTAAAGCGGCTTACCCCTCTTCTGTTCTGATGAATGCGATCCCCGCAAAAGTTGCTGGTGTCAAAGAAGTCATCATGGTGGTGCCTACTCCAGATGGCGCTCGCAATGCTTTGGTCTTGGCTGCTGCCTACTTATCCGGTGTTGATCGCGTCTTTACGATTGGTGGTGCGCAAGCAGTTGGTGCTTTAGCTTGTGGCACGCAGACTATTCCTGCGGTCGACAAAATTGTTGGCCCTGGTAATGCCTATGTAGCAGCCGCTAAGCGCAGAGTATTTGGTACCGTTGGTATCGACATGATTGCCGGCCCATCAGAAATTTTGGTTCTCTGTGATGGCTCCAGTAATCCCGACTGGATTGCAATGGATTTGTTTTCTCAAGCTGAGCACGATGAGTTAGCGCAATCTATTTTGCTTTGCCCAGATGAGAAATTTATTGAACAAGTACAAAATAGCATTCACAAGCTATTACCTGAGATGCCTAGAAAGAAAGTGATTGAAACATCGCTGACTAATCGCGCTTTATTGATTCAGGTAAAAGATATGAGTGAGGCTTGTGAGATTGCCAATGCCATTGCTGCCGAGCATTTAGAAATTTGCGCAACTGAGCCACGTAAGTGGGCTGAGTTAATTCGTCATGCTGGCGCCATTTTTATGGGCAATTACACCAGTGAGTCTCTGGGCGATTATTGCGCAGGCCCTAATCATGTTTTACCAACAGCACGGACTGCGCGCTTCTCATCCCCGCTGGGCGTGTATGACTTCATTAAGCGCTCGAGCATGATTGAAGTGAGTGAAGCAGGCGCTCAAACCTTAGGTGCTGTGGCTAGTACTCTCGCACACGGTGAGGGCTTAACAGCTCATGCCCGCGCCGCTGAGATGCGCCTAAAGAAATAA
- the mlaD gene encoding outer membrane lipid asymmetry maintenance protein MlaD, which translates to MRKSAIDVWVGIFVAIGLLAALFLALKVGNMNAVSFAPTYKISARFDNIGGLKPRAPVKSAGVVVGRIANISFDDKTYQATVTMTIEDTYKFPKDSSAKILTSGLLGEQYIGLEAGGSDDMLAAGDKITQTQSAVVLENLISQFLYNKAADSGQDKGAAK; encoded by the coding sequence ATGAGAAAAAGTGCAATTGATGTTTGGGTCGGAATTTTTGTAGCCATTGGTTTGTTGGCTGCTTTGTTTCTCGCATTGAAGGTTGGCAATATGAATGCCGTTTCCTTCGCGCCTACTTACAAAATTTCTGCGCGTTTTGATAATATCGGTGGACTTAAGCCACGCGCACCAGTCAAAAGTGCAGGTGTAGTCGTTGGGCGTATTGCGAATATCTCCTTTGATGACAAAACATACCAAGCAACTGTCACCATGACCATTGAGGATACGTATAAGTTTCCTAAAGATTCGTCGGCCAAGATTTTGACTTCAGGTTTATTGGGTGAGCAATACATTGGACTTGAGGCCGGCGGCTCTGATGATATGTTGGCTGCTGGAGATAAGATTACTCAGACTCAGTCTGCGGTAGTGCTGGAGAACCTCATTAGCCAGTTCTTGTACAACAAGGCTGCCGATAGTGGTCAAGACAAGGGCGCAGCAAAATAA
- a CDS encoding lipid asymmetry maintenance protein MlaB, with amino-acid sequence MPFLLPTSVTQDNVLQLEKDGLLNLATLRAIDCRNLQDFDSTVLTVLLAWQKKLQADGQQITVQNAPEKLIVLAGVYGVAPLLGLS; translated from the coding sequence ATGCCATTTTTATTACCCACTTCAGTGACGCAAGACAATGTTTTGCAGTTAGAGAAAGATGGCCTCTTAAATCTTGCGACATTAAGAGCAATAGATTGCCGCAATCTCCAGGATTTTGACTCTACCGTGCTAACGGTCTTGTTGGCATGGCAGAAGAAATTACAAGCCGATGGTCAGCAGATTACCGTGCAAAATGCACCTGAAAAATTAATCGTATTAGCCGGCGTATATGGTGTAGCTCCATTGCTAGGTTTGTCATAG
- a CDS encoding VacJ family lipoprotein, which yields MFLLAKLKRIVLLGLVGAMVGCASIPAGVEPSPHDPWEPFNRSVFEFNEGLDAYLLKPVVAGYRFILPEFVRDGIYNFFSNYSDIYTALQNLLQGKPDYAFSDLMRVVVNTTFGLGGLIDMATPGGLPKHKEDWGQTFGVWGIPSGPYVVLPFFGPSNVRDTFGTAADLESDYLFRLLPDVALRNSLTGLRVVNARNTYYEAGDLLDGAAIDKYSFVRDAYIQRRAYQINEGRDDEEPLMPVYENPYQ from the coding sequence ATGTTCTTACTAGCAAAGCTCAAGCGCATAGTGTTACTGGGTTTGGTTGGGGCTATGGTGGGCTGTGCCTCCATCCCTGCTGGCGTAGAACCTTCTCCACATGATCCTTGGGAGCCATTTAATCGCTCCGTTTTTGAATTCAATGAAGGCTTGGACGCCTATCTTCTCAAGCCAGTAGTGGCCGGCTACCGTTTTATCTTGCCAGAGTTTGTACGTGACGGCATTTATAACTTCTTTAGTAATTACAGTGATATTTACACTGCATTGCAGAATCTTTTGCAGGGTAAGCCTGACTACGCCTTTAGTGATCTGATGAGGGTTGTAGTCAACACCACCTTTGGTTTAGGTGGCTTAATTGATATGGCAACTCCAGGGGGGCTACCAAAGCATAAGGAAGATTGGGGTCAGACCTTTGGTGTTTGGGGCATTCCTTCTGGCCCTTATGTGGTTCTACCGTTCTTTGGGCCAAGCAATGTGCGAGATACCTTTGGTACCGCAGCTGATTTAGAGTCTGATTACCTATTTAGATTGTTGCCAGATGTTGCTTTGCGAAATAGCTTGACTGGCTTACGTGTGGTTAACGCACGTAATACCTATTACGAAGCAGGTGACTTATTGGATGGGGCTGCAATCGATAAATATAGCTTTGTGCGGGATGCCTATATTCAGAGACGTGCTTATCAGATTAATGAGGGGCGCGACGATGAAGAGCCTCTGATGCCAGTTTACGAGAACCCTTACCAATAA